ttttttttttataaaaaattgaaatactGGAAATTTTAAGATAATAGGaactggaaatttcaaaatttttggtaATTATATTGCTAAATAATAATACCGGAAATTGTGAAATTTCTCGTACGAAATAccagaatttttaaaattttcagtagcaaataccagaaattttgaaaattccgGTACAATATACCAAAAATTTCACAAAAGTACCGTAAATTTTATTTTCGCCAAATTTCCAACACGCCTTCGAAATTTTTGATATCgtcaaaaattttgaaaaattcagtTCTCTCCATAAATTTGTAAAAATGTGATAATAATAATTGATTAGACAATTTAATTTTTTCATAACTCTGGGAGATGACATGTATAACTTGGAGGGTGACATGTTAATTCTAAGACCTATAACCTACAACTATTAGTCACGCATCTTCCCATCATAAGTTGATGAAAATGCCTCAGAATCCctttgttaattttttaatttaaaatagaagCATATAGTGTTGATccgtatatataaattaaattcacAAAATAATACTTCTGCtggtatttattattaaaataattctaaTAGTGTTAatactataaaattattttattttctgttaattgaataatcaatatattttagatatattagtaaattttttcttatacatgGATATATAGGACGGAGTAAttcttattttttcaataaattttgtATTCATTTGATAAATCCAAATTTAATGGAATAAACCCAACAAAATTATgggtatttttttttctattcgcACCGATTCGACCCACCACAGGTGGGCCACTCATCCGACTCGGGCGTAGAGGTATGCGCACGGGCTAAACAAGATTGTTCCGCTTTTTTGGTGAACCTAGGCTAGTGATAATAAGTCATTTACATCATTACATGAGATTGACATTAATGTTTCATAAGTACTACATAGCTAGGTTGTTTATCAACATTGAATCATATGGAAAAGAGCAAAATTCTGATAATTGGTGCTACGGGAAGTCTCGGTTACCATTTAGCAGAATCAAGCCTCAAATTTTGTCACCCAACATTTGCTCTTGTTAGAGATTCTTCTTATTCCGACCCAACCAAATCCCATAAACTTCAATGCCTTTCCCATGCCGGAGTCACCCTTCTCAAagtatgttttttttcttcttctctcttttgTAATAGTACTTTTTTTTAGTCTTATCTCATTCTTCTGGTTCATATTTTACGCACAGGGTTCTCTCCAAGATGAAGCTAGCCTCGTTGAAGCTGTGAAGCTAGTAGATGTTGTAATTTGCGCTGTTTCAGCTAAACAGACTCTGCAGCAAAAGCTTCTCATTAGGGTTATTAAACAACTTGGTTCAATCAAGGTAAGCCATTACCATAGTACACATTGTTCAAATTGTGCATGAACCCTTCAAATTCTTAGTCTTACAAAAATGTGTGCAATATTTGTTTATTATTGGTTGGCGTTGGCGGCTGCAGAGGTTTGTTCCGTCTGAATTCGGCTCGGACCCTATCAAGGCTAAAGTATGCGAACTCGAAGATGGTTATAACTTCTATGCACCCAAAATTGAGATTAGGAAACTTGTGGAGTCGGAAGGCATTCTTTATACTTTCATATCATGCAATTTCTTTATGAAAGTTTTGCTTCCGTCTCTCGTTCAACCTGGCTTAAAAGCTCCTCCTAGGGACAAAGTCAGCATATTCGGCGATGGCGATACAAAAGGTCTTTACTTACTTCGTCAAGAATTGAAGATGATTgttgttttttgaagtgtttggtTATTCATGAATTGTTTTCAATTGCAGGCGTGTTTATGCAGGAAAGTGATGTTGCTGACTTTACTATCAACGCGGTTGAGGATCCCCGCACGTTGAATAAAGTTTTGTATTTGAGACCTCTTGGAAATGTTTGTTCTTTGAATGAGCTGGTTGAGTTGTGGGAAACTAAAATAGGGAAGAAGCTTGAGAGGTTGCATGTCTCAGAAGAAGATCTGCTGCAGAAAATCCAAGGTATTATAATAATACTACTCTTTTTTggtttcaattttaataatagCACTACATACAACTAACAACACATGGATCACTTACTAGGAATAATATTGTATTTCGATATTTTCAAAAACCTCTCTCATTTAGCTTTTAAGTAATTATGTTTAAGCTCGATTTTACAATCTATGAGCTTATACATAAGGGCTTTTCACACCCAATAGACCTGTACATGCTGAATACATTATTTGATAACTCTACCGGTGCTAAGTCAGTTAGAATACTTAGAATTGCAATATTTATGTCAGTGTTAGTTGTATGAAAAACATCCGTGTTCTATACTCAGTGATTTTTGGTTTTTATAGAGCCTTCTCTGCCTGCCTTGAGTCTTTTATGCTaatttagttgtcgttactcgTTATGGTACATGTCGAGTTAAAGTCCCTTATTCCCTTGTCCGAAGTCGGCCTTTAAGGTTATTCAATGGCTTAAAGCATCATGCCTATACATATAATAGATAATCATCAGGAGTGAGTTGTATTTGATCGTGAGTAGGCTTTCTCAACCCGACCCATTAAAAGTGATTTGGCCTAGTCTTTTCCTGTGAATTGATCAGGGTGGGGCGGGTTCTGTTGCATTTGAGTACGGTCCAGATTCTTTTAGGTGAAATATCGGAATGTACACAGTTCCTCAAGCACGAGGACTGTAGGAACGAGATGATTTAGGGGAGAGACCGTAATGTACACCGTCCCCTCAAATATGAGTCTTGTAGGAGCGAGATACTTTAAGAGAGACCAGAGTAAGCAGTCTCTCAAGCATGAGGTCCGTAGGGACGAGATGCTTTAGGAGAGAGAACGAAATGTTGAAGATTTAGTTTGATTTAAAAGTTTCCATTATCTAAATATTAATTGAAATCAAACCTATAAATTATTCGAAACATTTGTTGCAGTTTCTTATTTTGTCAAGACTTTAGGAGAAAAGAAAAATCACTTCTCACACATATGGATACGAAGTATCTTCATAAATACATGTATTCAAAACAACTAATTCACATATTGTTTGCAATTTTTCTGGCTTTGCAGAAACAACTTTCCCTGCAAACTTCGAGATGCTTTTTATATATTCAGCTTTCATAAAGGGGGATCACACATACTTTGATATTGACTCTTCCTTTGGTGTGAATGGTACCGAACTATATCCACAGCTGAGATATACCACAATCAGTGAATTTTTAGACACACTTATGTAAAGTTAGTTTGTTTAGGATGTTTGGAAAATGAACACATTAGCATTGAAAATACCATTTTTCCTATGTTACATGTTTATCTTTGTACTTGTCAACGCAGCTTAAGAATGTTTAAATGTGTTTTTGAACAAATTAACAATGCTAGTTCTTTGGCAAGGAGTGGTTGATACAAAATTGAGCAATAAACTTGTGGTATGTAAACTAGTAATCTTAAAGACAATTTGTGTTATTTTACATTTGATATTTCCATCCCCAAGGATAATATTAATAACTGAATGTAATGGAGAAGTTATGTCCATAAGCTGTGATTGTTTTGGTATGAAATGTTGAGTAAGAAAGTTTGCTACCACATAGGTATGGGGAATTCCTTCAGCCTCAAGTCCttcaataaaacaaaacaatGTATGATCCATAAAACTAAGGTTCAAATTCCTTAACAGTGTGTGACTGCATGAAAAAAATGAGTGCAGCATATTCAAATTCATTAGATTGGTGATTATGGAAAAAGATATATTGGAGTTGTAGTAAGAAGGAAATTACAGATTCAACTCTCTCTATAACTTCTTCAATAGAGCCAAGAGCACACTCCATATTAAAAGGTTAAACTTACGTGTTACATTATTATTTCTCTATTAAATATGACTGAGAAAGTTAAAATTATGGGTGGCAAAATGAATGGATTAGATGAATAtggattggattgttaatggatgaaTCACAACAATCCGttaatccattaacaatccactaATATTACCTttaaaaaatccaatccaattcatccattaaaaatataattcaatCCATCTATTAACAACTTTTTAAtcgatggatatccatccatccataattttaatttaaacattttaattattatttttttaaaaaaatttaaattttcacaaaaaattacattttattgataataataatttcaaaaaatatttctCTTTTCTCTCCTTATCCGTATTTTTCCATGTTTTAGTTGCTTATGTTccctttcaattttattctttttagtcatgataaaatcatatttttttgaaattttataatCATAATCTGCTACTTTAATTATTTCAAGATCATAATTGAATTTTGgtataaaaaatttcataattcatcttGTAGCTAGCAGATCACATATTCTATCAAACAATTTTTATCAGCTTGACCATTTGCACAACTACGATGATAAATCATTTGATAAAATTCTAAATTGTAGAATTCTTATGATAAAATAGAACACTAATGCGTAATTAGTTTCACTTAAATATATTCaattactaaaaataaaataaaattattgtcaACGTTTTTTTTATAACCATGGTCAAATTTACCTTTATCTTCAATTAAGTAGTTTAATTTAATTGCTACTGATTATGACATTTAGTCTGCTAAAGAAATTAATAAAGTCAATTTAGCCttaatcttaatttttttcttatgAATATACAATATGCAGAATATGTATATTTCTAATTATAATTATGTGATTCCATCTTCTAATAAGAatcaaaatataaatacaaattaaaacaataaaaaaaaaatctaatttacACTTGCTTAAATTATGAGAAAATTTCGGACATTCTTTATCATTTGTTTCTCGCTGATATTCCACTTAGATTAATTAGCGGTAGTTATTTATTGATTAAATAACTTAATCTGTAAGTGATTTAAATATAGGAAGAAAGACAGAGGGAGGAAGAGAGAGGGAAAAGGGTGAGAGATTTTTCATGTgtcttttatagtaaaattaattaacagtgagaaattttcaaaaaagtattttttgtcaatttaaaatataaaataaaattcagtaagaaaattaatgttaatttttgtaaaaaaaaaaaaaataaaaataaaaatgtaatccATTGGATTTCTAAAATgagatggatggattggatccatCCATATAATCAAATGGATGGATTGAATTCAATccattaaatattattttgtttgatggatggattggatggattaatttttggatggattggatggatattgTGTTAATGGATTTTATTGCCACCCTAGTTAAAATGTATCCCTATCCAtctctaatttaaaaaaaatattcaattttttttatatattatataatctaTAGTCTTAGTATCACTCACGGTGAAGAAGATAGAAAGTATAGATAATATCTATCTTTATTGATTAAAATTTCCTATATTTTCTATTTTCCTATCCAAAATCATGTATTCAGcttcaaaagaagaagatgacACAATTTCCTACTTCTTAGACTTCCATGAAATAATGGCAGGACCAAGGAAAATACAATATCCTAGAATTTCTAGGGTCAACACAATAAGTTCAACCATAATTTGCAAAACTAGTTAATTGCAAAGAATTGATAGTTGGAAAAAACAATCTTTGAGAAATGACAACTTGAGACACCAAATGATATGAATGGCAGGTTAAAAATAGATTAAAGTGACATAGAGAAATACTGACTAAGTTGTTGCATAGAGTAAGCTATGTTTGAGCTTAGACAAATCCTAGAAGCAGTTTCATTAGAAAAAATTTCACAACTAATATTGGTGAACTTGAAAGTAGGGTTAGCCGACTCCACCAACGTCACACTCCTTTGGGACAATTCGTCAATTTTAAAATACTTGGCGGATTTGATCTAAAAAACTACATCTGACCTACCTTGACACTCCAAATAGGCCTTAATTTCAACATCGCTAGGTTCACAATTACTGATTTTTTGATAAACTTGGACGAAATCATCAATGCATTCTCTCATCCGCTTAGCAACTTGTATTCCTACATCAGTCAGAACAGGAGGGGGCATGGAGACCTCAGAGTAATCTTTCTGACCACCACCATCTGATAGAAGAGCCTTGAGAGAATCCAACAAAGAAGCTTTCTCATCGAGGGAGTTCCTAGATATcctttctgaatcagaatcatcaGTCAAGGACACAACTTCGTGGCCCATGTAATCGTGAGTAAGGAAAAGAGAATGTGAACCAGGAGATACCCCTGTTCCCACAACGGAAGAAACACTactttcagaatcagaatcagtaTCTTGGCGAATATGGCTACCACTTATCTTGACTAGAAAACAAAAAATGTTGAAGGTGAGCTTGAGTTGAGAAGGGTACATGGAGAAAGGCAATGATGATGAAGCAAAGTAATTGAGAAGAGTATAAGTCACTTGCCAAAAATAAACACCTAGGAATGAAAATTGATTCTTAGGATTGCGAAAAGTTTCCTTCTCTCTAAAAGACTCCTATATATAGGCAAAAATGATTGAATGATCCAGATCAATAGTGGAATGGAGTTGCAAAATCAACGATTACATTTCTATTTGGAAATGCAAACAAACTCGAGCGCACTATAAGCAACACCATCCTTTAACTAGTCACGTTAGCCCATGGTCAGAAGGAAGCGGCAAAACGTTTCAATGATGGAAATGGATTTAATGTGCTTGTTCCCCATTACCTTTTCAACTGATTCCAAACGTTTCACTCATAGTTCAAATCAGACGACATCCTTGGAGGTCGGCCACGACTGCTAAAGACTTTCTCGGTTCCTTCAGCGCCTGCCAAGCCTTGGGTGCAACTGTTCTGCGCTGGCCAAAGGTCTAAAATGGCTATGGCCCAAGCAAACTCAAATCCACTCCACATGACCCAAGCTATAAAGTCATCTCACACGGATTGTAAGGTACACTTTATGATCTCCACTTCTCCTACACTCTTCTTAAATCTTAAACTGACTTGCGCGTTAGAGCGCTAACTTTGCAGGTCCACCTCATATGCATGCCCCCATATAGAAAATTAACACCACATATTCAATATTCCGCATCAACCAATTACATCCATTTATAGTTTTAAAAGTGAACGGAATTAAATAATCTATTTACAAGAGTCAGTTAGAATGTATTTATATCTATGCCAACATCTAACTATCTTAACCGATTAAATACACTTCTAACTATAGTTACATTAAATAACTGTGTGATATAGAGTGACACTCATTTTAACTTAGATGAATTATAACTTGTTTTATAAATTATAGGTGAGGAGAGATATATTTACTcaaagagtaaattattataacttATTCTATATTTTGaccatttattcttttcaatttaatggttaaaaataataagtaattaaatgcgGAGAGGGAAaattattctttattatttttaaccattagattaaaaataattaaaataattaatggtcaagatgttacTGTtgaagtaaatatatccctcttCATTATGAAGCAGATTAAATGTATCTTTCATCCTTAATGCTTTGTCTTAATAGCgttttgcttatttttatttttggagtTTTAAACCGGTCATTTAAGACATTAAACTACTCTTTTAAATTTTGACTTATTAATATTTGTGCCTATGTTATTGACCATGGTTACAAACATTTGGTTGTTAAAAGGACTCGTTTGAAGCCAGTTTCCTGAGAAGTCCCTTGGTTGCAAGTGCACCCTTCAACGAGGTGGTACTCAGTTCGAGACTtggcaccaaaaaaaaaaaaggactcgtttgaaactcaaaaaacaaaaagaaaattttaataacGCAAAATAATATCAATGAGACGGACTTTCCCGTAGATGATTATGAAAATAACAtctttaaaattgttttaaaaactttGTAAAGAGCCTTAcaaatatttaaatgataaataaattcaaataagttaatatttttcaattctCTTTCCTCTTCTTCGATTTTTATATGGTGGACAAATAAACTAGACAAATTAATTCTTACAGTAATTTCTTTTTTATCAACTTGCTGTCAAGTTTCTCTTCTTGCTTATGATGATGATTCATTACAATATAGTTTGAATCTCTGCCGAAGTTTTTATCTAATGTAAGAAACAGTAAATGCATTGTAACCTTTTCATTTCATGTGGCTTTTTATAACTTGAATGTAGAAAAATAAAGTGAGTGAACCAAGTAGTAAAATGATCTTATTTATTAATAGAGAACAGTATACAACAAAAatatgttatgtacttcaaaagaagaagaagaagaatgttgAAATGAAGCATCTTGAATGAGCTCATCCAACAAATAATAACAGAACATCTTGTttacatctccatcttcaaattgcTAGCTTCAACCATACCTGAAATCATACAACAAATCATTTAGAATTGCTCTCGCATCGGTCACAATCAAGGTTTGCAACGTATTATTACCGCGACCGTTGTTTAAAACAATTGGTGGATAAAAAGAAAAGTGAGTAAAGAATCTTCATTTTGATGAAAAAGGACTTATCCTTATCTGTGGGGCTCTCAGGTCTCTATCATGAATGAAAATTCAATTTGTCTTGAATCTAATTTCTACTTCTATGATAGCTGCCTAAGAAAAAAAGTGATTTGACATGTCATAAATTGGTAGATACCTGTGAATGGCTGAGAAGGAAAGGACATTGATCTTCCTTGATCAAAATCCACACTGTGAAGGTTTTGAAAATCACCTTCCCAAGTTGAAGAGGGTAAAATATGCTGCAGTATACATAAATTAAGATTCTTTAAAGAGTAATAATCATTAACGAACATGAACAATGTTTTAGATACTCAGAAGGGAAACATACGGTGAAACATGACGAGTCAAAGATTTCAGGTAAAGAGGTAGAGGTGGGGATATTCATGTTCCTGCGATGCCCGATTTCCGGAGGGATCATCCCCATATTGTTTATTAGTCCACCACAACTCGAAAGTAATTGTTGCGCTGAATTGAATTGAAGATATGTAGGGTTAGTCATGTCTGATTGCATCCCTATGGTTGGAAAATTTTGGGGAAAAATCTGTAAAATTCAAATTACATAAAGAGCATGTTAGTATGAAAGATAAAAGATAagtataaaatcaaggttttaaattgcggtcgcAATCACAATAACCACAGTCAAAAGTGACTGATACAACCTTAATCCGTTGTTACATGATGTTGCATATGGAGAACACTTACCTCTTTGGCAAACAATTCATCAATGTTGAAGTCAAGTCTTGGATTTACAGCTGCTAATTTCATTGACAAGAACTGCATTTAGTGATAACGTACTACGAGTTAGTTggatttcaattgtttgatcctAAAAACGAAAGCTAATAAACTAAAACTTAATCAAACACTGTCATGCATTCCAATATTAAGAAATTGAGCAGGACTAAAACTCTAACCTCAACTTGTCTCTGAAGAGATTGAACATAGTTAATAATTTCATCAAGCATTCCAGCTTTTCCTGCAATTTTGTTGCATCCCGGCACTAAATCTTGTAAATACTTCATCCTCTCACTTATCTTTTCCCTTCTAACCTGCACGAAACCGAACACAACATCGGCATTGAAACACACAGAAGAAAACATACTGAACAAAACATAATAGAATAGTTAAATTAAATAGTACTTACTCTTTCTGCTAAGCTATGACTATCAGTGGCTTGACCACGACGCGCTCGAACATGAATGTAATCAAGCTTTTCCTTAGAATTAGTATCACCAGAGTTTTCTCTTTTTGTTCCATTGTTGGACTTTGTAGTCTTGTGTGTCTTTGTAATTTGCTCACTGGTTTTTGATTCCTCTTCTTCTGTACTCACTTTGATCCTCTTGTCATGATTAACAACAACCTAAACAAAACCAACAAACCTTAAAACCAACCAGCCAAACAAACAAAAGTACCTTAACAAACAAAAACTcttcaaaatcaatcacacaccttagaattattattgttattgttaattTCGGCTTTTCTTTTCTTAATGCTATCTTTTCCGAATCCATTATTAGCAACGACTTCGCCAAGAGCGGAATCGCAAGCAACCATCATAAACTgtggaggagaagaagaagaagagaattgtTGAAAGTTGATTGTTGGTTTTTGTGTTTGTAATAGTGTCATGTCGGAAATGGTTGTTTCTCCTCCTGTTAGATTACCCGAAGTGTTGAGACAGTGTAACATGTTGCTGTTGTCTTTGTTATTGTTAATAGGAATAGCTACTTTACTGTTCTTGGTGTGTACTGTTTTCTGTTGCTGCTAAATTGCGCAGTGGTGGGTAATGTTGGTAACGTGCGCTACGCTACGCTCGCTCGCACTATTTGTAGAAAAGGCGAGGGAGGGAGGGAAGAAAATAGTGATGTGAGAGAAGAGGGTGTTGATTGAAgaacatatatataataattaattaatggaaaataatgataataataggatattattttttaattaaaaaggttTGATGAAATTAAAAAGAgtttagaaaaaaataataataataatggcgGAATGTGAGAAGGAGTGGGAGGAGGTATTAGTGAGTGTGGGACAGAGAGCCAACCGATATATCCATAACCGAGGCCGTGGGCTTTGGGTCCTACTGATATGACTGCCACGTGGGTGTGTTCCATAGCACTAAAATCACACTTTTTTTTTGGTGAGCAAAATCACACTCTTTTGAAgtaaactattttattttacttttgggATACATAGGTACAATGATTACCTTCATTTAATTGAGATTTTTAAATATAAgtctttattaaattaaaaagttTTCAACTTGTATATATAGATAAAAAATTGTATAGGGTTTTTTCAAGTCACATGGATATTCATGCTCAATCTCTTTTTCAAGCATCTTAATGACAACTTTGAAAACACAATCCTCACACCCgcctttaataataaattaagattTCTCTTCTCTACATAATTCTAATTTGTCTTTAAGATTTTGATTACTTATCAACTACTTGGGGGTAAATACAACACAATAATAATGGTTTGGATTACTATAGAAGTATGTCATGAACTTAAGTGATGAATAGAAGGAAAATATGATTCCAAACTTATAAATTAGAATGCCAAAAAAAGCTATTGGGAAGTCTACAAAGGACGTTGGCACCGTAAAGTGGCGGTCTGACATTAAGTTGGGCGAAATTGACAGAGGCAGAGTCAGAACTATGGCGACGGTTTGACGACTGACGACGCCATTTAGGTCTAGGCTGTGGCGATTGGGTCCGGTAGGCGCAATCCTTGGGTTGCGGGTCCTGTTTGGGTAGTTCAATTCGTGGATATCGTGTCATGTCAATTTGATTCGCGGATCTGTTTGTTAGAGTCGTTTTTTTGAGAATGTTATAGATCTGTTGGATTTTAGCAGTTATAAATATGTGTATATAAGATTTAAAGATAGAATTAAGACATGATAATACTAATTAGAGAGACAATGATAGAAATTTTTTCGAGTTTTTGATATTTGGAAAACCTTGTGAGATAAGGAGATTGAGAAACACTTCTAAACACTTGACATTTTATGTTATATATAAGAGAATTTGAGAGTTTGAGAAAAACTTAGGTAGAAAATATGGTTTGTTCTTGAAAACGTAGGTGATTATTTTCCTCTAACTcttttgtaatctcttgtaacaatttCTGAAAGTATAGTGAATCAGAGATTTGTTCTCTCCTTTAATTAGAGTGTGCTTGTATTAGACATTTTAATTAGGAAATATAATATTTTGAgagaattttaaataatttagacTAAATTCATTGTTCGAATTAAAAATTAGAATAATTGTTAAAATTATGTAAATCTATGAAgtattttattcaagttaaattttatgattttgaaaTTACACCTAAAatcaaagaatttaaaatttcttttatacTCCATATAATATGAATGTCGAAttggatattattattattttaaattttgaaagttGGTCTCCATgtttttcaaattttacaaattaacCCTTGAAATTTTTCAAAAAGTGCAAATTGatccttaataattttttaatttacaaattgatccatttgaatttttaaaatttgcaatTTGGTCCttatttttcaaatgttaaatttggcctaaaaaatttaaaatttaaaataatgaccccaaaaatttaacaatgaataatTTTAATAGTCTATCtaaacaaaagaatttaaaaattaatgaattttaattgaatcattgcttaaaatttaaaaaatttcaattacctcatccaaacacactcttagagtATACTACATTGATTgtatgttattttgttgcttgagTCCAATTATATTGATTGTCATTGTTCTATGTCTCACACATATTTACTATCAATGAAAGTAATATTATTGTGAGCTTTCAGTGATAGTTTATTGTGGTAGAAACATTCAATTTCACAACAATGACTAATTTGATTGATACTGAAATTGTCCAAAATATGGTGTGAATGAATACTACTTAAGAAATCTGGCAAGAATTGAAGAAATTTTATTATCAAGGTGATATCTTTAGCATTTCGGATTTGCAAGAAGACATTTATGCCATTCACCATGTTATACAGTTTATTAATCATTATTAGACTACTCTAAAAAATTGTGGCAAGAACTAAAAAATATTCGTCTTATTCTTGTTTGCTCCTTTCCTATCAAATGTTCTTATGATTTTTTTCCAAGATCAAATATTATCACAAAGGAGGCCAGGTTATTCGCTTCCTTAAAGACCTTAATGAAAAATATGCACATATCATTGTAATGAATGTTGTTCGAGTGATCTAAATTTGAAAAACGAACATGTCAATGTACAATCTTTGAATAgttagagaaagaaaaaagacataaaggaaaataaaaaagaaagaaaatataaaaattaatgtgAAATGGTACATCATATTCTTTGGTTCTATAGTGTGCATAAAGTCCTAAATTGAAAATGCATCGGTTAAATattagaaataaatatttttaacacaTTGCTCAAGGCCTTAACAATTTAGTTGGAGATTCAATGTCTCTTTTTCTTAGTTATCTCAGATCATTAACTCTTTGCTTCCTATGCTCATTTGAACTCTCCAACAAGTGGTATTAGAGTTATTGTTTGGCTTAATGAGAGAGTGAGTGAGATCAATTATTTTTCACTGTTATTGagatattaaaaaaagttaaagtcGCACAA
Above is a genomic segment from Vicia villosa cultivar HV-30 ecotype Madison, WI unplaced genomic scaffold, Vvil1.0 ctg.000073F_1_1, whole genome shotgun sequence containing:
- the LOC131623484 gene encoding probable pinoresinol-lariciresinol reductase 3, translated to MEKSKILIIGATGSLGYHLAESSLKFCHPTFALVRDSSYSDPTKSHKLQCLSHAGVTLLKGSLQDEASLVEAVKLVDVVICAVSAKQTLQQKLLIRVIKQLGSIKRFVPSEFGSDPIKAKVCELEDGYNFYAPKIEIRKLVESEGILYTFISCNFFMKVLLPSLVQPGLKAPPRDKVSIFGDGDTKGVFMQESDVADFTINAVEDPRTLNKVLYLRPLGNVCSLNELVELWETKIGKKLERLHVSEEDLLQKIQETTFPANFEMLFIYSAFIKGDHTYFDIDSSFGVNGTELYPQLRYTTISEFLDTLM
- the LOC131623485 gene encoding transcription factor bHLH63-like isoform X2, translating into MLHCLNTSGNLTGGETTISDMTLLQTQKPTINFQQFSSSSSPPQFMMVACDSALGEVVANNGFGKDSIKKRKAEINNNNNNSKVVVNHDKRIKVSTEEEESKTSEQITKTHKTTKSNNGTKRENSGDTNSKEKLDYIHVRARRGQATDSHSLAERVRREKISERMKYLQDLVPGCNKIAGKAGMLDEIINYVQSLQRQVEFLSMKLAAVNPRLDFNIDELFAKEIFPQNFPTIGMQSDMTNPTYLQFNSAQQLLSSCGGLINNMGMIPPEIGHRRNMNIPTSTSLPEIFDSSCFTHILPSSTWEGDFQNLHSVDFDQGRSMSFPSQPFTGMVEASNLKMEM
- the LOC131623485 gene encoding transcription factor bHLH63-like isoform X1 encodes the protein MLHCLNTSGNLTGGETTISDMTLLQTQKPTINFQQFSSSSSPPQFMMVACDSALGEVVANNGFGKDSIKKRKAEINNNNNNSKVVVNHDKRIKVSTEEEESKTSEQITKTHKTTKSNNGTKRENSGDTNSKEKLDYIHVRARRGQATDSHSLAERVRREKISERMKYLQDLVPGCNKIAGKAGMLDEIINYVQSLQRQVEFLSMKLAAVNPRLDFNIDELFAKEIFPQNFPTIGMQSDMTNPTYLQFNSAQQLLSSCGGLINNMGMIPPEIGHRRNMNIPTSTSLPEIFDSSCFTHILPSSTWEGDFQNLHSVDFDQGRSMSFPSQPFTGIYQFMTCQITFFLRQLS